Below is a window of Qipengyuania profundimaris DNA.
CCTCGGCTTCGTGCTGACACCGGGGCAGGCACACGATGTGCAGGGCTTCGCTCCGCTGTTCCGCATGCTATCCGACCGGATCGAGGCCTTCCTGGCTGATCGGGGATACGATGCCGATGCGATCCGCGAAGAGATCGAGGCGGCGGGCGTCGAGGCGGTGATCCCGGCCAAGGGCAACCGGCGCAATCCCGCCGGGCATGATCGCGCGAAATACAAGCGGCGCAACCTGATCGAGCGACTGTTCAATAAACTCAAGAACTGGCGACGCGTTGCGACCCGCTACGACAAAACAAAGGAATCCTATCTCGGCTTCGTCGCGCTCGCCTCAGTCAAACTCTGGATACCCTTTGTCCACGAAACCTAGTTATCGGTGAGCTTCACTAAAACTAGAAAGACCGGCGCCTGCAATGAAGAAATCCACTTGGTCGCGTAAACGCTGAGGTGTGTGATTAACTGCTATCCTATGGCTGATCGCTTCTGCATGAAGATCGCTCACAAAAATGCCGAGAAACATTTCAGCCAGCATTGCAGGGCTGCCATGCATCGTCGCACCGTTCATTTTCCATGAAACGAACATCTGTTCGACTGCTTGCCGGGTTCGGGTAGCGGTGCGCTCGAAAAAGACACGTGCGAATTCACGGTCACTGACACTGCGAGCGATCACAATGCGAACCAGAGCGACGACCTCAGGCTCCAGGAAGTGTGAGTGCAATCCCTCTGCAAGACGCAGTAATATTGCTGGCGGGTCGCCTCCCTGTTCCAGTGCTTCAGAAACAAGCGTTTCGCCCGAAGATGCTTTCTCCAAAACCACTGCCTCGAGCAGGCCGTCCTTGTTTCCGAAGAGCTTGTAGATCGTAGCCAGTGATCCCCCGGCGCGATCGACGATGTCGCCGAGTGTCGTACGTTCGAAACCTTGCTCGACGAAGAGGGTTCGAGCAGCCTCGATAATCGCGCGTTTCCGGCGGTCGAGACGGCAGAATTCGTCATGTTCGATCATTTGACAGGGCTCTACGATAACGGGTTGCGTGGCAAGGGTGTAATACCTATTACACCTTCGCACCTGCACAAAAGCTGACTGAAAGCCACTTCGCCGTGAAGCCCATCCTGGCCGGCCTGGCCGCCTGCCTCCTCCTCTCCGCCTGTTCGGCTGCCGATACGCCTCCGGAGCAGCAGCCAATCCCGGTCAAGACGGTTACCGTTGCCAGCGCCACGGTTCCCAACGTGATCGAACTGCCGGGCCGGGTCGAACCGGTGCGCGTTGCCGAAGTCCGCGCTCGCGTGACCGGCATCGTGCAGGAACGGCTCTATGAAGAAGGAACCGACGTTCGCGCGGGTCAGCCGCTGTTCCGGATCGATCCGCGCGAATTGCGGGCAAGCTATGCCCAGACACAGGCAGCACTGGCACGTGCGCGGGCCACCGCGGCGAACGCCAAGGCTGTCGTCGAGCGCTATCGCCCGCTGGTCGACGAGAATGCCATCAGCGGTCAGGAATATGACGCCGCGCTCGCCGCTTCGCGGGAAGCAGAGGCGAATGTCGCGCAGATCCGTGCGCAACTCGAATCGGCATCGCTCCAACTTGGCTACACCACCGTGCGTGCCCCGATCGGCGGGCGGGCCGGACGGGCACAGATTACCGAAGGCGCGCTTGTCAGTCAGCCGGAAGGCACGCTGATGACCCGGATCGAGCAGATTTCGCCGGTCTACGTTAGCTTCGCCCAGGCGGCTAGCGAAGTCCTCAGGTTGCGCCGGGCCATCGCCGCAGGCGAAATCGAACTGGACGAAAACGACCGCGTCGAGGTGCGCCTGACCTTCAGCGACGGGACCGAATACCCGATTCCCGGCTATATCGACTTCCTTGCCTTCTCCGTCGATCAGCAGACAGGGACGGTAGAGTTACGAGCCGAGTTTCCCAATCCACAGCGGCTGCTGCTACCCGGCGAATTCGTGCGCGCCCAAATCTATGCCGGCGAGATACAGAACGGCCTGACCGTGCCGCAGCGCGCCGTTTCGCTCACCGAGGAGGGCGGGACGGTGTTCGTCGTCGATAGCGAAGGATTGGCTGCAATCCGCCCGATCCAGCTCGGCGCGATGGTCGATGGAAACTGGATCGTGGAGGGCGGCCTTCGCCCCGGCGATGTCGTCATCACCAGCAACCTGCAGAAAATCAGGCCGGGTGTGCCGGTGAAAGTCTCGAACACGCCGACCGGGCAGAACAAGCCTGCAAAAGCTCCCGCTCAAACCGATCGCGGGGCGCAATAGACCATGGCGCGGTTCTTCATCGACAGGCCGATTTTTGCCTGGGTGGTTTCGCTCGGCATCCTGCTGGCGGGCTTTATCGCCCTGCGCGCACTTCCGATCGAACAGTATCCAGAGGTCGCCCCACCATCGCTGACCATCAGCGTCGTGTATCCCGGTGCGGACGCAGAGACGCTCGAACAGAACGTCACGCAGGTCATCGAGCAGCAGCTCAACGGGGTGGAGGGTTTCCTCTACATGTCCTCGTCCAGCGGGTCGAACGGAGCGGCGAGTATCACGCTGACCTTCGAGGCGGGTACCGACATCGATATCGCCCAGACCGAGGTGCAGAACCGCTTGAGCACGGTCGAGGCGCGCCTGCCTGAAGAGGTCCGGCGACAGGGTATCACCGTGCGCCAGGCGAACGCCGGCTTCCTGATGATCGTCGCGCTCACATCGGAAAGCGGCGACCTTACGACTACCGATCTGGGCAACATCGCTGCGAACCAGGTTGTGGACGAGTTGCGCCGGGTGACCGGTGTGGGCGATGTCACGCTCTTCGGTTCGCAATATGCCATGCGCATCTGGCTAGATCCCGAAGCGCTGGCAGCCTACAACCTGTCCCCAAGCGCAGTACTTGCCGCCATCCGCGAGCAGAATTCGCAGACCGCCGGCGGCTCGATCGGCGCCCGGCCGCTCGCCGATGGGCAACAGATCAGCGCGACCATCTCGACCGAAGGCCGGTTCACCACCGTCGAAGAGTTCGAGAACATCATTCTTCGCGCCAATTCCGGCGCGGCAGTGGTAAGGCTTGGCGAGGTTGCGCGCGTCGAAATCGGTGCGCAAAGCTACGCCACTTCCACCACTCTCAACGGACAACCCATGGCGGGGATGGCGATCCAGTTGGGGACCGGTGCCAACGCGCTTGCCGCTGCAGGGGGCGTGAAGGAGCGTCTCGCCGAAATCGCGCCCGGTCTTCCGGGAGACGTAAGCTGGTCGATCCCTTACGATACGACGCCTTTCGTTCAGGCTTCGGTGGAAGAAGTGGTGAAGACCTTGGTCGAGGCCATGGTGCTGGTCTTCCTCGTCATGTTCCTGTTCCTGCAGAACTGGCGAGCGACACTGATACCGACACTGGTAGTTCCGATTGCCCTGGCAGGCGCCTGTCTCGGTTTGTGGTTGTTCGGCTTTTCGATCAACGTGCTCTCGCTCTTCGGAATGGTCCTAGCGATCGGTATCCTGGTCGATGATGCGATCGTGGTGATCGAGAATGTCGAGCGCATCATGCGTGAAGAAGGCCTCCCGCCCCTGCAGGCGACCCGCAAGGCAATGGGCCAGATCACCGGAGCGATCATCGGCATCACGCTGGTGCTGATCGCGGTTTTCGTGCCGATGGCCTTCTTCCCCGGCTCCACCGGGGGTATCTATCGTCAGTTCTCGGTTACGCTTGCCATTGCCATTTTCTTCTCGGCGTTCCTGGCGCTTTCCCTGACGCCGGCACTTTGCGCCACCTTCCTGAAGCCGATCGCTAAAGGTCATGGGGAGGGCGGGCAGGTTGCGGTCGATACCGAAGCCGAAATGCAACCCGGCTGGCGAGGACGCGTCGCCCAAGTGCGCAACAAGGCCGCCCGATTCTTTGGCCGGTTCAATCGCTGGTTCGCGCGGATGCAGGAGAAGTACGGCCGGGCCAATGACCGCATCCTGTCGCGGCCATGGCGCGGTTTCGCCGTATTTCTGGCTCTGGGCGCAGTAACGATTCTGCTGTTCATGCGCCTCCCGTCTGCCTTTCTGCCGACGGAGGACCAGGGGTTCCTCATCACCGCAGTTCAGGCGCCGCCGGGAGCGACGCAGGAGCGCACCGACGAAGCTCTGGAGCCGATCGAGGATTTCTGGTTGGCTCGCGAAGAGGTGGAAAACCTCGTTGTCGTGCGCGGATTCAGTTTCTTCGGTCAGGGTCAGAACAATGCGATCATGTTCGCGTCGTTCAAGCCATGGGAAGAGCGTACCGCCGAAGGAAGCGGCGCGGCCGAAATCCTCGGCCAGGCGATGGGCACTTTCAGCCAGTTGGACAGCGCGATCGCATTCGTAATCCAGCCACCGGCGATCCAGTCGCTCGGGCAGGCAAGCGGCTTTACGCTGAAACTGCAGGATCGCGCAGGTCTTGGTCGTGAGACGTTGACGGCGGCGCGCGACCAATTGCTCGGCATGGCGTCGCAAAGCCCGATGATCGCCAACCTGCGACCCGAAGATCAGGGACCAAGCCCGCAGCTCGCGCTCGAGATCGACCGCGTCCAGGCACGGGCGCTTGGGCTCTCGCTTACCGATGTTAACGCGGCACTGTCGATCACCTTTGGCTCGGCCTATGCCAACGACTTCAACCGCGACGGGCGTGTCTTGCAGGTGCTCGTCCAAGCGGACGCGCCTTATCGCATGAGCCCCGAAGACGTGCTGTCGCTGCGTATTCCGAACGCGGAGGGGCAGCTTGTGCCGTTCAGCGCCTTCGCCACTGCGGACTGGTCGGCAGCTCCGGCCAGCCTTGCACGCTACAACGGTTACCCCGCCATGACCCTTTCCGGCATGGCTGCTCCCGGTGAATCGTCCGGTGCTGCACTCGCGGAAATGGAACGTCTGGCGGAGCAACTGCCGCAGGGGATCGGCTATGAATGGACGGGTATCTCTTACGAGGAAAAGCAGGCCGGCGGGCAGATTGGCCTGCTGCTCGGCCTGTCGGTCGTTGTGGTATTCCTTGTGCTTGCGGCGCTCTACGAAAGCTGGGCTGTTCCTCTCGCGGTGCTCTTGATCGTGCCCATGGGCGTACTCGGTGCGGTGTTGTTCTCGATGCTGCGCGGTCTTTCGGCGGACGTCTATTTTAATGTCGGATTGATCACGATCATCGGACTCGCGGCAAAGAACGCAATCCTCATCGTTGAATTCGCCATTGAGGAAGAAGAACGTGGCCTAAGGCGGATTGATGCAGTGAAAGCGGCCGCTCGCCTGCGCCTGCGTCCGATCATCATGACCTCGCTGGCATTCACTATGGGTATGGTTCCGCTCGTGCTCGCGAGTGGTGCCGGGGCCGCAAGTCGCATCGCGGTTGGTACCGGAGTGATGGGAGGAATGATCGCCGCGACCGTGCTCGGTATCTTCCTGATCCCGATGCTGTATCTCCTGGTGCGGCGAAACGTCAGCCGCAAGCAGCCTGTCGCAACCGGCGGTCATGAAGGCGATACAGACCCAGTCGAGAAATCCGGTCCTGCAATCGAAGAAGGGCGCGCTCCATGACGCGATCGACGAGAAAGCTGGCCGCTCTGGCGATCGGTTCCAGTCTGCTTGCCAGCTGCGCGAGCATGGCCCCCGAGCACTCCCGCCCCGAGGCAGCCACCGCGCCTGCCTTCGATGCCGAGTACGGACCGGACGGGACAGTCGTCGCATCGCAATTGTCCTATCGCGAGTGGTTCGGTGACCCGCGATTGGAGCAACTCATCGCGAGTGCGCTTGAAAACAACCGCGATCTCCTCGCCGCAACGGCAAGGGTCGAACAGGCCCGTGCGCGCTATCGGATAGAAGATAGCCGGCAATTGCCGGCGCTGGTTGGAGATGGCAGCGCCGTACGGACGAGGCAGCCGCTCTCGACCAATCCGGCGCTGGACACCGGGGATGTCGAAGGTGCCCCCGACTCAGTCACCTTCAACCGCTTTGATGTGGGCGTAGGGGTTACCTCTTTCGAGCTCGATTTCTGGGGGCGAATTGCCAGTTTGAGCGAAGCTGCCCGCGCGGAATATCTGGCCACGGCTGCCGCGCAGCGGGCCTTCTACCTTTCGCTCATCGCCGACACCGCCAACACCTATTTCGAGATCGTGGAAACCGAGGAGCAGATCGCGCTGGCCCAGGCGACCGCCGAAAGCAGGCGCGAAGGTTTGCGGATCGCACGGCTACGCCTTGAAAATGGGGTGACCTCGGCACTTCCATACCGGCAGGCCGAGACCTTGCTGACGCAGGCGGAACAGCAATTGGCAAGCGAACGACTGGCCTTGGCGCAACTGCGCAACCAGCTCGCCGTTCTGGTGGGCGGGACCATACCCGAAACTTTGCCAGAAGGCGTATCTCTTGCCGAGCAGGGTGACGAGCGCAGGCTTGCGGCTAGATTGCCGTCAGATCTCCTGCTGGTGCGCCCGGACATTATCGCTGCCGAAGAACAGCTACGTGCTGCGCGCGCGAATATCGCGGCTGCTCGCGCGGCCTTCTTCCCGACCATTTCGCTCACCGGAAGTGCAGGACTGTCCTCGAACAGTCTCGACGGCCTGTTTTCGAGCGATGGGCTGGGCTGGAGTTTTGGGCCGTCCATATCTCTGCCGATTTTCGACTGGGGAGCACGCGAGGCCGATCTCGATCTGGCGCAGGCGCTCGAAGTCGAACAGGTCGCGAACTACGACCGCACCGTTCAGAACGCCTTCCGCGAGGTATCGGATGCGCTGGCAGGGAGGCGCTATCTCGCCGAACAATTGATGACCCTCGAAACCTCGGTAGAGGCGCAGCAGCAGATCGCCCGCATTGCCCGGTTACGCTACCGCGAAGGAGTGGCAGACTATCTCGAGGTCCTCGACGCCGAACGCAATCTGTTCAGCGCTCAGCAACAGCTTCTTGCCGTTCAGCGTGCTTGGTTGCAAAATCGTGCGACGCTGTTCGTTGCCCTCGGCGGCGGCGCCAATCCCAGCATTAAGCACAGGCCGCTTCCGATGGTTCGATAGCCAAAAGCAGCCTGTCCGCTTTCGGCCCAAGTCGCGCAGCTCCAGCGTTCCTCATTCGGCCAATCGCGGCCAAGGAGACGAACGATGGGATACTCAAGATTTGACGCCGCTGTGCAGGCACGTGCGGCTTGGAATGCCGGCAAGAATGTGGGCACTAAGCGCCCCCTCACACAAAAGCAGATTTGGGCGATCCGCTTCCATCTCGACCGCGAAGGGCTGTTGAGGGACAAGGCCCTCTTCGATCTCGCTATCGACAGTAAACTGCGAGGCTGTGATCTGGTCAAGATCAGGATCGGCGACGTCGTAGCTGGGGCTGACATCCGCAACCGAGCGACTGTTATCCAACAAAAGACCAGCCGACCGGTTCAATTCGAAATTACCGCAGACGTGCGCACCACTCTGATTGCTTGGCTGGAGCGGCGTGGTGGGTCCGTGAACGAATATCTCTTCCCGAGCCGCGTCGATCGCCAAGGCCACATGAGCACCCGTCAATACGCGCGCCTGGTCGACGAATGGGTGACCGCCATCGGGTTGCGTAAGGCCGAGTACGGCACGCACTCACTGCGTCGGACAAAGGCGGCCATGATCTACCGCGCTACAGGTAACATCGGGGCAATTCAGATCCTGCTTGGTCATACCAAGATTGAAAATACCGTCCGCTACCTTGGGGTCGACGTAGAGGATGCTCTCCTACTCGCCGAGCGAACGGAGATCTGACTCTGGGAGCGGTCGGTCAGCAGAAGTTGATCGACCGCTTCAGGGTCGAGCCTAAGCAGGTTGCCTTGGCCGATATGGGGTGGAAAGCGGACGCAGTGCAGGGACGAAATCACCCTCACTGTCCTCGACAACTGCCTGCGTCAAATCAATGCTCGAGAGTTAGCATTACAGCTTGCGTTGTTTATGTATCCTCGCGTCGGTCCTTCAGGCTCCTTCGCTGTGCTTCTCGACGTTCGCCCTCCACCAAGTACAACCGGCTAAACTGACGTCGCTCCGCTTGGCGGCGGTCAGTGGCTTCGCGGCGTTCACGATCGTCCCCAGTCATATCCAGTTGCTCCTTCACCTGCCTATTTAATCCAGTCGAGCTGCAATTTGATCGATAATCACGTCAGCTACAGGACGATGGAATCGCACGCCGAAATCTGTTCCCAGTTTGCGCACAATCTCGCCTGAAGTGTAGGTGTCGTCTGTGAGTTGGACGCCTCGATTTACCGGCTGATTT
It encodes the following:
- a CDS encoding tyrosine-type recombinase/integrase translates to MGYSRFDAAVQARAAWNAGKNVGTKRPLTQKQIWAIRFHLDREGLLRDKALFDLAIDSKLRGCDLVKIRIGDVVAGADIRNRATVIQQKTSRPVQFEITADVRTTLIAWLERRGGSVNEYLFPSRVDRQGHMSTRQYARLVDEWVTAIGLRKAEYGTHSLRRTKAAMIYRATGNIGAIQILLGHTKIENTVRYLGVDVEDALLLAERTEI
- a CDS encoding efflux transporter outer membrane subunit, whose protein sequence is MTRSTRKLAALAIGSSLLASCASMAPEHSRPEAATAPAFDAEYGPDGTVVASQLSYREWFGDPRLEQLIASALENNRDLLAATARVEQARARYRIEDSRQLPALVGDGSAVRTRQPLSTNPALDTGDVEGAPDSVTFNRFDVGVGVTSFELDFWGRIASLSEAARAEYLATAAAQRAFYLSLIADTANTYFEIVETEEQIALAQATAESRREGLRIARLRLENGVTSALPYRQAETLLTQAEQQLASERLALAQLRNQLAVLVGGTIPETLPEGVSLAEQGDERRLAARLPSDLLLVRPDIIAAEEQLRAARANIAAARAAFFPTISLTGSAGLSSNSLDGLFSSDGLGWSFGPSISLPIFDWGAREADLDLAQALEVEQVANYDRTVQNAFREVSDALAGRRYLAEQLMTLETSVEAQQQIARIARLRYREGVADYLEVLDAERNLFSAQQQLLAVQRAWLQNRATLFVALGGGANPSIKHRPLPMVR
- a CDS encoding multidrug efflux RND transporter permease subunit, producing the protein MARFFIDRPIFAWVVSLGILLAGFIALRALPIEQYPEVAPPSLTISVVYPGADAETLEQNVTQVIEQQLNGVEGFLYMSSSSGSNGAASITLTFEAGTDIDIAQTEVQNRLSTVEARLPEEVRRQGITVRQANAGFLMIVALTSESGDLTTTDLGNIAANQVVDELRRVTGVGDVTLFGSQYAMRIWLDPEALAAYNLSPSAVLAAIREQNSQTAGGSIGARPLADGQQISATISTEGRFTTVEEFENIILRANSGAAVVRLGEVARVEIGAQSYATSTTLNGQPMAGMAIQLGTGANALAAAGGVKERLAEIAPGLPGDVSWSIPYDTTPFVQASVEEVVKTLVEAMVLVFLVMFLFLQNWRATLIPTLVVPIALAGACLGLWLFGFSINVLSLFGMVLAIGILVDDAIVVIENVERIMREEGLPPLQATRKAMGQITGAIIGITLVLIAVFVPMAFFPGSTGGIYRQFSVTLAIAIFFSAFLALSLTPALCATFLKPIAKGHGEGGQVAVDTEAEMQPGWRGRVAQVRNKAARFFGRFNRWFARMQEKYGRANDRILSRPWRGFAVFLALGAVTILLFMRLPSAFLPTEDQGFLITAVQAPPGATQERTDEALEPIEDFWLAREEVENLVVVRGFSFFGQGQNNAIMFASFKPWEERTAEGSGAAEILGQAMGTFSQLDSAIAFVIQPPAIQSLGQASGFTLKLQDRAGLGRETLTAARDQLLGMASQSPMIANLRPEDQGPSPQLALEIDRVQARALGLSLTDVNAALSITFGSAYANDFNRDGRVLQVLVQADAPYRMSPEDVLSLRIPNAEGQLVPFSAFATADWSAAPASLARYNGYPAMTLSGMAAPGESSGAALAEMERLAEQLPQGIGYEWTGISYEEKQAGGQIGLLLGLSVVVVFLVLAALYESWAVPLAVLLIVPMGVLGAVLFSMLRGLSADVYFNVGLITIIGLAAKNAILIVEFAIEEEERGLRRIDAVKAAARLRLRPIIMTSLAFTMGMVPLVLASGAGAASRIAVGTGVMGGMIAATVLGIFLIPMLYLLVRRNVSRKQPVATGGHEGDTDPVEKSGPAIEEGRAP
- a CDS encoding TetR/AcrR family transcriptional regulator, yielding MIEHDEFCRLDRRKRAIIEAARTLFVEQGFERTTLGDIVDRAGGSLATIYKLFGNKDGLLEAVVLEKASSGETLVSEALEQGGDPPAILLRLAEGLHSHFLEPEVVALVRIVIARSVSDREFARVFFERTATRTRQAVEQMFVSWKMNGATMHGSPAMLAEMFLGIFVSDLHAEAISHRIAVNHTPQRLRDQVDFFIAGAGLSSFSEAHR
- a CDS encoding IS5 family transposase, giving the protein MLTGDTRGGFTTKLHARCDARGLPLGFVLTPGQAHDVQGFAPLFRMLSDRIEAFLADRGYDADAIREEIEAAGVEAVIPAKGNRRNPAGHDRAKYKRRNLIERLFNKLKNWRRVATRYDKTKESYLGFVALASVKLWIPFVHET
- a CDS encoding efflux RND transporter periplasmic adaptor subunit, whose amino-acid sequence is MKPILAGLAACLLLSACSAADTPPEQQPIPVKTVTVASATVPNVIELPGRVEPVRVAEVRARVTGIVQERLYEEGTDVRAGQPLFRIDPRELRASYAQTQAALARARATAANAKAVVERYRPLVDENAISGQEYDAALAASREAEANVAQIRAQLESASLQLGYTTVRAPIGGRAGRAQITEGALVSQPEGTLMTRIEQISPVYVSFAQAASEVLRLRRAIAAGEIELDENDRVEVRLTFSDGTEYPIPGYIDFLAFSVDQQTGTVELRAEFPNPQRLLLPGEFVRAQIYAGEIQNGLTVPQRAVSLTEEGGTVFVVDSEGLAAIRPIQLGAMVDGNWIVEGGLRPGDVVITSNLQKIRPGVPVKVSNTPTGQNKPAKAPAQTDRGAQ